A region of Phoenix dactylifera cultivar Barhee BC4 unplaced genomic scaffold, palm_55x_up_171113_PBpolish2nd_filt_p 000112F, whole genome shotgun sequence DNA encodes the following proteins:
- the LOC103718005 gene encoding probable calcium-binding protein CML48, with protein MANYNRYPSHSYAPSAPPMPEPSSGPKPSSSGQPPVPSGYPYHAHPPSYGYSSPYPLGGGAGGAAGYSFPPGTHPEIIRSFQAVDRDRSGFIDEYELQAALSSGYHRFSLRTIRLLMFLFKNPNNPSKMGPAEFAALWSCLGQWRGLSLDRFDRDRSGAIDSTELRDALLSLGFAVPPSVIQVLVSNYTDGKTGRGALNLDNFVECGMIVKGLTEKFKEKDSRYTGSATLTYDTFMSMVIPFIVP; from the exons ATGGCGAATTACAATCGATACCCTTCTCACAGCTACGCTCCGTCGGCCCCGCCGATGCCGGAGCCGTCCTCCGGCCCCAAGCCATCCTCCTCCGGCCAGCCTCCGGTGCCGTCGGGGTATCCTTACCACGCACATCCGCCCTCTTATGGCTACTCGTCCCCGTATCCCTTGGGTGGCGGCGCCGGCGGAGCGGCGGGGTACTCTTTCCCTCCTGGCACGCATCCCGAGATCATCCGTAGCTTCCAGGCCGTCGATCGGGACCGGAGCGGCTTCATCGACGAGTACGAGCTGCAGGCGGCGCTGTCCTCCGGGTACCATAGGTTCAGCCTTCGCACGATTCGGCTCCTCATGTTCCTCTTCAAGAACCCTAACAACCCTTCCAAGATGG GGCCTGCTGAGTTTGCTGCTCTATGGAGTTGTCTCGGGCAATGGCGG GG gcTATCTTTGGACAGATTTGATAGAGATCGGAGTGGTGCAATTGACTCAACGGAATTGAGAGATGCACTCCTAAGTCTAGGATTTGCGGTTCCACCTTCTGTTATTCAAGTTCTAGTATCCAATTACACTGATGGGAAGACTGGCAGGGGTGCGCTTAATTTGGACAACTTTGTCGA GTGTGGGATGATTGTGAAG GGATTAACAGAAAAATTCAAGGAGAAAGATTCTCGCTACACTGGCTCAGCAACTCTTACCTATGATACTTTCATGTCAATGGTCATTCCCTTCATTGTACCATAG
- the LOC103696853 gene encoding uncharacterized protein LOC103696853, which yields MAGVLTSRPPLVPRPLNSRYKSTRWVKVSAELRETPSSPASLSVSSAQEEGQSSGSSSLPPTFSSPPGFKPPQPKRFSVRPDKFLDILSASLALPFRLGTGAFVLGYSASFVSEGKMSSNEYVMSIAGLKLKESSKLGPRPEKTIEIYEFESCPFCRKVREIVSILDLDVLFYPCPRNGPNFRPKVLQMGGKQQFPYMVDPNTGIAMYESDDIIKYLVNKYGDGTTPLMLSLGLLTTLTAGFAMIGRMGKGSMYTPSKLPPVPLELWAYEASPFCKIVREVLVELELPHILHSTARGSPKRQKLYEEVGHFQVPYLDDPNTGVKMFESAEIIDYLRATYAL from the exons ATGGCCGGAGTTCTCACCTCCCGTCCGCCTCTCGTTCCCCGGCCACTAAACTCGAGGTACAAATCCACTCGGTGGGTCAAGGTCTCCGCCGAGCTCCGAGAAACACCCTCCTCGCCTGCCTCTCTTTCCGTGAGCTCCGCCCAAGAAGAGGGGCAGAGCTCGGGGTCTTCGTCTCTGCCCCCGACGTTCTCATCGCCGCCAGGCTTCAAGCCTCCGCAGCCGAAGCGGTTCTCGGTCCGCCCGGACAAGTTTCTCGACATCCTTTCTGCTTCTCTCGCCCTGCCTTTTCGCCTTGGCACTGGAGCTTTTGTTCTAGG ATATTCGGCATCCTTTGTTTCTGAGGGTAAAATGTCATCAAACGAGTATGTTATGAGTATTGCAG GTTTGAAGTTGAAAGAGTCCTCAAAATTAGGCCCCCGTCCAGAGAAAACTATTGAGATTTATGAATTTGAAAG TTGTCCATTTTGTCGGAAG GTCAGGGAGATTGTAAGCATTTTAGATCTTGatgttttgttttatccttgCCCGAGAAATGGTCCAAACTTCCGTCCAAAAGTTTTACAGATGGGCGGAAAGCAGCAATTCCCTTACATG GTGGATCCAAATACAGGCATTGCTATGTACGAGTCAGATGACATAATAAAGTATCTGGTTAATAAATATG GTGATGGAACCACTCCTCTGATGCTGTCACTTGGCCTTCTTACT ACTTTGACTGCTGGTTTTGCAATGATTGGTCGAATGGGGAAA GGTTCTATGTATACTCCTTCAAAACTCCCACCTGTACCCCTTGAATTGTGGGCATATGAG GCTTCCCCCTTTTGCAAAATTGTGCGTGAAGTTCTAGTTGAGTTAGAATTGCCCCATATACTTCACAG CACTGCTCGTGGCAGCCCAAAGCGGCAAAAGTTATATGAAGAAGTTGGACATTTTCAG GTGCCTTACCTAGACGATCCTAACACTGGAGTGAAAATGTTTGAAAGTGCAGAAATCATAGATTATCTGAGAGCAACTTATGCTCTTTAA